A genomic segment from Halomonas sp. TA22 encodes:
- the acnB gene encoding bifunctional aconitate hydratase 2/2-methylisocitrate dehydratase: MLEAYRQHVEERAAEGIPPKPLNAEQVSALIELLKNPPAGEEQFLLELITDRVPPGVDEAAYVKAGFLTAIAKGDDSSPLIDKIHAVKLLGTMQGGYNIVTLVELLDNDALAKEAGEQLKHTLLMFDAFHDVAERAKSGNAVAKDVLQSWADAEWYLAKPKLDEKVTLTVFKVSGETNTDDLSPAPDAWSRPDIPLHANAMLKNVREGIEPELPGTKGPLTQIEAVKAKGFPVAYVGDVVGTGSSRKSATNSVLWFFGDDIPYVPNKRGGGYCFGGKIAPIFFNTMEDAGALPIEMDVSKMEMGDVIDVYPYEGKVCKHGTDEVLTTFALKTRVILDEVRAGGRIPLIIGRGLTDKARAELGLGPADVFKTPEQPTDTGKGYTLAQKMVGKACGMEGVRPGMYCEPKMTTVGSQDTTGPMTRDELKDLACLGFQADLVMQSFCHTSAYPKPVDVETHHSLPDFIMNRGGVSLRPGDGIIHSWLNRMLLPDTVGTGGDSHTRFPMGISFPAGSGLVAFAAATGVMPLDMPESVLVRFKGKRQPGVTLRDLVHAIPYYGIKQGLLTVAKAGKKNAFSGRVLEIEGLEELTVEQAFELSDASAERSAAGCTITLSEESVTEYLKSNITLLKWMISNGYGDERTISRRIDAMEAWLTSPSLMRADADAEYAEVIEIDLDEIKEPILCAPNDPDDARLLSEVAGEKIDEVFIGSCMTNIGHFRAAGKLLEKQPAGSLKTRLWLAPPTKMDQHQLTEEGYYGIYGRAGARMEMPGCSLCMGNQARVAAKSTVVSTSTRNFPNRLGDGADVYLASAELAAIAAVEGRLPSVEEYQGYMGQFDAMAGEIYRYMNFHEIEEYQKIASNVIPVAQEA, translated from the coding sequence GTGCTTGAAGCTTATCGCCAACATGTCGAGGAACGTGCCGCCGAGGGCATCCCGCCGAAGCCGCTGAATGCCGAACAGGTCTCCGCGCTGATCGAACTGCTGAAGAACCCGCCTGCGGGCGAGGAGCAGTTCCTGCTCGAGCTGATCACCGACCGCGTTCCTCCCGGCGTCGATGAGGCCGCCTACGTCAAGGCCGGCTTCCTGACCGCCATCGCCAAGGGCGATGACAGCTCACCGCTGATCGACAAGATTCACGCCGTCAAGCTGCTGGGCACCATGCAGGGTGGCTACAACATCGTCACTCTCGTAGAACTGCTCGACAACGACGCACTGGCCAAGGAAGCGGGCGAGCAGCTCAAGCATACCCTGCTGATGTTCGATGCCTTCCACGATGTCGCCGAGCGCGCCAAGTCAGGTAACGCCGTCGCCAAGGACGTGCTGCAATCCTGGGCCGATGCCGAATGGTATCTGGCCAAGCCCAAGCTCGATGAAAAGGTCACCCTGACCGTATTCAAGGTCTCCGGCGAAACCAACACCGACGACCTTTCCCCCGCTCCCGACGCCTGGTCGCGCCCCGACATTCCGCTGCATGCCAATGCCATGCTCAAGAATGTCCGTGAAGGCATCGAGCCTGAACTCCCCGGCACCAAGGGGCCGCTGACCCAGATCGAAGCAGTCAAGGCCAAGGGCTTCCCGGTCGCCTACGTGGGCGACGTAGTGGGTACCGGCTCCTCGCGCAAGTCCGCCACCAACTCGGTGCTGTGGTTCTTCGGCGACGACATCCCCTACGTGCCCAACAAGCGCGGCGGTGGCTACTGCTTCGGCGGCAAGATCGCGCCGATCTTCTTCAACACCATGGAAGATGCCGGCGCCCTGCCCATCGAGATGGACGTCTCCAAGATGGAGATGGGTGACGTCATTGACGTCTACCCCTACGAAGGCAAGGTCTGCAAGCACGGCACCGACGAGGTATTGACCACCTTCGCGCTCAAGACACGCGTGATTCTCGACGAGGTGCGCGCTGGCGGCCGTATCCCCCTGATCATCGGTCGCGGCCTCACCGACAAGGCCCGTGCCGAGCTCGGCCTGGGTCCTGCCGATGTCTTCAAGACCCCTGAGCAACCCACCGATACCGGCAAGGGCTACACCCTGGCTCAGAAGATGGTCGGCAAGGCATGCGGCATGGAGGGCGTACGCCCTGGCATGTACTGCGAGCCGAAGATGACCACCGTCGGTTCCCAGGACACCACCGGCCCGATGACGCGCGACGAGCTCAAGGATCTCGCCTGTCTGGGCTTCCAGGCGGATCTGGTCATGCAGTCGTTCTGTCACACCAGCGCCTATCCCAAGCCGGTCGACGTGGAGACCCACCACAGCCTGCCCGACTTCATCATGAACCGTGGCGGCGTCTCGCTGCGCCCGGGCGACGGCATCATCCACTCGTGGCTGAACCGCATGCTGCTCCCCGACACCGTCGGCACAGGTGGCGACTCACACACACGCTTCCCGATGGGCATCTCCTTCCCGGCGGGCTCCGGCCTCGTTGCCTTCGCCGCCGCCACTGGCGTGATGCCGCTGGACATGCCGGAATCGGTACTCGTGCGCTTCAAGGGCAAGCGCCAGCCCGGCGTCACCCTGCGTGACCTGGTCCATGCGATCCCCTATTACGGCATCAAGCAGGGCCTGCTCACCGTGGCCAAGGCGGGCAAGAAGAACGCCTTCTCCGGTCGCGTGCTGGAGATCGAAGGACTAGAGGAGCTTACCGTCGAACAGGCCTTCGAGCTTTCCGACGCCTCCGCCGAGCGCAGTGCTGCGGGTTGCACCATCACGCTCTCCGAAGAGAGTGTGACCGAGTACCTGAAGTCCAACATTACCCTGCTCAAGTGGATGATCAGCAATGGCTACGGCGACGAGCGCACCATCAGCCGCCGCATCGACGCCATGGAAGCGTGGCTGACCAGCCCGAGCCTGATGCGTGCCGACGCCGATGCCGAGTACGCCGAAGTGATCGAGATCGATCTCGACGAGATCAAGGAGCCAATCCTCTGCGCGCCGAACGACCCGGACGATGCCCGCCTGCTCTCCGAGGTGGCTGGCGAGAAGATCGACGAGGTGTTCATCGGCTCGTGCATGACCAACATCGGCCACTTCCGTGCCGCCGGCAAGCTGCTCGAGAAGCAGCCGGCCGGCAGCCTGAAGACGCGCCTGTGGCTGGCACCGCCGACCAAGATGGACCAGCACCAGCTCACCGAAGAGGGTTACTACGGCATCTACGGTCGCGCCGGCGCGCGCATGGAGATGCCGGGTTGCTCGCTATGCATGGGCAACCAGGCGCGTGTAGCCGCCAAGTCCACCGTCGTCTCCACCTCGACGCGCAACTTCCCCAACCGCCTGGGGGATGGTGCCGATGTCTATCTGGCCTCGGCTGAGCTTGCCGCCATCGCAGCGGTTGAAGGACGCCTGCCAAGCGTGGAAGAATACCAGGGCTACATGGGACAATTCGACGCGATGGCCGGTGAGATCTATCGTTACATGAATTTCCATGAAATCGAGGAGTATCAGAAGATCGCCTCGAACGTGATTCCTGTCGCTCAGGAAGCCTGA
- a CDS encoding cobalamin-independent methionine synthase II family protein has protein sequence MTTATPPPFRADVVGSLLRPETLKTARDQQQAGVLDSQALRRIEDEAIRHVVDCQCQTGLQVVTDGELRRAWWHFDFFEGLEGVEGYDADQGIQFTGVQTKSRNVRVVGKLGFGHHPMLEDFRFLNSVSQGATPKMTIPSPSVLHFRGGRKVVSRDAYPDIEGFFDDLAQVYKQAIQAFYEAGCRYLQLDDTVWAYLCSDDQRAQIRERGDDPDQLAQTYARVLNTALEDKPDDLVVAMHVCRGNFRSTWISEGGYEPVAELLFGSVNIDVFFLEYDSERAGGFEPLRFIKPGHQKVVLGLITTKSGELEDVEEVKTRIHEAAQFVSLDQLCLSTQCGFASTEEGNAITEEQQQAKLQLVVQIAKEIWGE, from the coding sequence ATGACCACTGCCACCCCTCCTCCCTTCCGCGCTGACGTCGTCGGTAGCCTGCTGCGCCCCGAGACACTCAAGACAGCACGCGACCAACAGCAGGCCGGCGTGCTTGATAGCCAAGCGCTGCGCCGCATCGAGGACGAGGCGATTCGTCATGTCGTCGACTGCCAATGCCAGACCGGCTTACAGGTAGTGACCGATGGCGAACTGCGTCGTGCATGGTGGCATTTCGACTTCTTCGAGGGGCTAGAGGGAGTAGAGGGCTATGACGCCGATCAAGGCATTCAGTTCACTGGCGTTCAGACCAAGTCGCGCAACGTACGCGTGGTGGGCAAGCTCGGCTTTGGCCACCATCCCATGCTCGAGGACTTCAGGTTTCTCAACAGCGTGAGCCAAGGGGCCACACCGAAGATGACCATCCCGAGCCCCAGCGTGCTGCACTTCCGGGGAGGACGCAAGGTGGTCAGTCGCGATGCCTACCCGGATATCGAGGGATTCTTCGATGATCTGGCTCAAGTATACAAGCAGGCGATTCAGGCCTTCTATGAAGCCGGCTGCCGCTATCTTCAGCTCGACGACACCGTCTGGGCTTACCTCTGCTCAGATGATCAGCGTGCCCAGATCCGCGAGCGCGGTGACGATCCCGACCAGTTGGCTCAGACCTATGCTCGCGTGCTGAATACCGCGCTCGAAGACAAGCCTGACGATCTGGTCGTCGCCATGCACGTCTGCCGCGGCAATTTTCGCTCCACCTGGATCTCCGAGGGCGGTTACGAACCAGTGGCCGAACTGCTGTTCGGTTCGGTCAACATCGATGTGTTCTTCCTTGAGTACGACTCCGAGCGGGCGGGCGGCTTCGAGCCACTGCGCTTCATCAAGCCAGGCCACCAGAAAGTCGTGCTGGGGCTGATCACCACCAAGAGCGGTGAGCTGGAAGACGTCGAGGAGGTGAAAACGAGGATTCACGAAGCTGCACAGTTCGTCAGCCTCGACCAGCTCTGTCTGAGTACCCAGTGCGGTTTCGCCTCCACCGAGGAGGGCAATGCCATAACCGAAGAGCAGCAACAGGCTAAGTTGCAGCTGGTCGTGCAGATCGCCAAGGAGATATGGGGCGAATAG
- a CDS encoding MFS transporter, with product MKLRHAVDNGPMSAFQWQAIAICFLLNAIDGLDVLAMAFTASAVSHEWGLSGAELGMLLSAGIVGMAIGSALIAPFADTYGRRPLIMLSLLLSGTCMTLSFWSPNPQSLAVLRVLTGIGVGTILASANVLSSEYANRRWRGLAISLQSVGFALGATLGGLLATYLNDTLGWRYVFLTGGLLTLLALLVVAVQLPESLDFLLHKRPAQALARVNTLASKLKQPSLAQLPEQSAEVSRHSNYRQLFDSRNLTTTLLLGMAFFLVMFSFYFVMSWTPRLLEAAGLSAEHGIAGGMLLNLGGMVGALLMGVGASRIRLSAILHAFLLLTAIMLVVMVPAAQFLALALSVGFFIGLLLNGAIAGLYTTVPQSYDAAIRASGVGVVLGFGRLGAIVSPLVAGVLLDAAWQPARLYALYAGALLLALGVMLMFHAHVRPRLSRENTV from the coding sequence ATGAAGCTACGCCACGCAGTCGATAACGGTCCCATGTCCGCTTTTCAGTGGCAGGCCATCGCCATCTGCTTCTTGCTCAACGCCATCGATGGACTGGACGTGCTGGCCATGGCCTTCACGGCATCCGCCGTCTCCCATGAGTGGGGGCTCTCCGGTGCAGAGCTTGGCATGCTGCTCAGCGCGGGTATCGTCGGCATGGCGATCGGCTCGGCACTGATCGCGCCCTTCGCCGACACTTATGGGCGCCGTCCATTGATCATGTTGAGCCTGTTGCTTTCCGGCACCTGCATGACGCTCTCGTTCTGGAGCCCGAACCCGCAATCGCTGGCGGTGCTGCGGGTATTGACGGGCATCGGGGTCGGCACGATTCTCGCCAGCGCCAATGTCCTGAGCAGCGAGTACGCCAACCGCCGCTGGCGCGGGCTGGCAATAAGCCTGCAATCGGTGGGCTTTGCGCTGGGCGCCACCCTGGGCGGACTACTCGCCACCTATCTCAATGATACGCTGGGCTGGCGCTACGTGTTTCTGACAGGAGGCCTGCTTACCTTGCTGGCGCTACTGGTCGTGGCTGTTCAATTGCCAGAATCGCTGGACTTCCTGCTGCACAAGCGCCCTGCCCAGGCACTGGCGCGGGTGAATACCCTGGCAAGCAAGCTCAAGCAGCCCAGTCTTGCGCAACTCCCAGAGCAGAGTGCCGAGGTGTCGCGACACTCAAACTACCGCCAGCTGTTCGATTCGCGAAACCTCACCACCACCCTGCTCCTTGGCATGGCGTTCTTTCTGGTGATGTTCAGCTTCTACTTCGTGATGAGCTGGACGCCCAGGCTACTGGAGGCGGCGGGACTCTCCGCCGAGCATGGGATCGCCGGTGGCATGCTGTTGAACCTTGGCGGAATGGTTGGCGCGCTGCTGATGGGAGTCGGCGCGAGCCGAATCAGGCTCAGTGCCATTCTACATGCCTTCCTGCTGCTCACCGCGATCATGCTAGTGGTCATGGTTCCTGCGGCCCAGTTCCTGGCCCTGGCATTAAGCGTCGGCTTCTTTATCGGCCTGCTGCTCAACGGGGCAATTGCCGGCCTCTATACCACGGTTCCCCAGAGCTACGACGCTGCCATACGTGCCAGTGGCGTCGGCGTCGTGCTAGGCTTCGGCCGTCTCGGTGCGATCGTCTCGCCGCTGGTCGCCGGGGTACTGCTCGATGCCGCATGGCAGCCCGCACGGCTCTATGCCCTGTATGCCGGCGCACTGCTTCTGGCACTTGGGGTGATGCTGATGTTTCATGCACATGTCAGGCCGAGACTCTCCCGGGAAAACACTGTCTGA
- the rraA gene encoding ribonuclease E activity regulator RraA produces the protein MDHIITPDICDAHPEVAVLDPIFANYGGREAFCGPIRTIKCFEDNSLIKQAVAEPGDGAVLVVDAGGSNRCAMLGDMLAEQAVDNGWAGVVMYGCVRDVDVLAEMELGVQAIGAHPRRSEKRGEGVRDIPVTFAGATLHPGQWLYADNNGIVIAEQRLPLNG, from the coding sequence ATGGACCACATCATTACCCCCGATATCTGCGACGCCCATCCTGAAGTGGCGGTGCTTGACCCGATCTTCGCCAACTATGGTGGTCGCGAGGCCTTCTGCGGCCCGATTCGAACCATCAAGTGCTTCGAAGACAACTCGCTGATCAAGCAGGCCGTTGCCGAGCCCGGCGACGGTGCGGTGCTGGTCGTCGATGCCGGTGGCTCGAATCGCTGTGCCATGCTCGGTGACATGCTGGCCGAACAGGCCGTGGACAACGGCTGGGCGGGGGTGGTGATGTATGGCTGCGTACGTGATGTCGATGTACTGGCCGAGATGGAGCTTGGCGTTCAGGCCATCGGTGCACACCCTCGGCGTAGCGAGAAACGCGGCGAAGGAGTGCGCGATATTCCTGTCACCTTTGCCGGCGCCACCCTGCATCCCGGCCAGTGGCTATATGCCGACAACAACGGCATCGTGATCGCGGAGCAGCGCCTGCCACTGAACGGCTAG
- a CDS encoding glycerophosphodiester phosphodiesterase family protein — protein sequence MLSLTQLNRDLLRALREHLRPLVAYHLFFTLLASAVLLPAVAWTLTSLLGRFGRPVITDSALLDILISPGGGLWLMSAIALIFVVLYLQQAGMILVAVRHRSNHYRLAWEAFWSSLRRFPALFGLVVVQVGTHLLLLLPVVLAIAWLYGVFLGALDPYYIQRVRPPALWQFLAACLPIVLVWMALAATLYFRWILALPALVLESLTPLQALSRSRELTRGRKRHIALAVILVLLLIIALPVLFTWLYDRLGTPLLWQLPERNAVLIPAMLLYLSGYVLLTLAITFLGIAINSLLAACLYLRLAHQQPRPASPPPDAHPGRLAWAVEIAVVAFAISQAWLIVNSFELRDDVLITAHRGSSMVAPENTLAAIDQAIVDGADYIEIDVRLTGDGQVVLYHDRSLQRLIGDARNLGEVTFEELQLFDVGSWFGDAFVGERIPLLGEALARTRTTSPLMIDLKPDTGREIDLIEAVIEDLHRENGAREECRTQSATPEQCGGQDVRDEVLMATMSLALASEIKAREPQLHVTLLAQFVLPGTLDRTRFDALGLRHNRVTEEEVRIARYHGYELHAWTINDRARMSQLIDIGVDNIITDRPDLLAELLTDRRELSDGELLLVKLRNWLRS from the coding sequence ATGCTGTCGCTCACCCAACTCAACCGCGATCTCCTGCGCGCCCTGCGTGAGCATCTGCGCCCCCTGGTCGCCTATCACCTCTTCTTCACCCTGCTCGCCTCGGCCGTTCTACTGCCGGCGGTGGCCTGGACGCTGACCTCGCTACTGGGGCGTTTCGGGCGTCCCGTCATTACCGATAGCGCCCTGCTCGATATTCTGATCTCGCCCGGTGGGGGCCTCTGGCTAATGTCCGCCATCGCCCTTATCTTCGTAGTTCTTTATCTGCAGCAGGCGGGCATGATCCTGGTTGCGGTACGCCATCGAAGCAATCATTACCGACTGGCCTGGGAAGCGTTCTGGAGCAGCCTGCGACGGTTCCCGGCGCTGTTCGGGCTAGTGGTAGTGCAGGTGGGCACCCACCTGCTGCTATTGCTGCCCGTGGTACTAGCGATCGCCTGGCTCTATGGCGTTTTCCTGGGCGCTCTTGATCCGTACTACATTCAGCGGGTGCGGCCGCCAGCGCTCTGGCAATTCCTGGCTGCGTGCCTGCCGATCGTACTCGTTTGGATGGCGCTCGCCGCGACGCTTTACTTTCGCTGGATACTCGCCCTGCCGGCGCTGGTACTGGAGTCGCTGACGCCCCTGCAGGCGCTCTCTCGCAGCAGGGAGCTCACGCGCGGGCGCAAGCGCCATATCGCCCTTGCCGTCATCCTCGTACTGCTGCTGATCATCGCGCTGCCGGTACTCTTCACCTGGCTCTATGATCGGCTCGGCACACCGCTACTTTGGCAATTGCCGGAGCGCAACGCGGTGCTGATACCGGCCATGCTCCTCTACCTGAGCGGCTATGTCCTGCTGACCCTGGCCATCACCTTTCTAGGGATAGCCATCAATAGTCTGCTGGCAGCGTGCCTCTACCTGCGTCTTGCACATCAGCAACCCAGGCCTGCCTCTCCGCCGCCGGATGCGCATCCGGGACGCCTCGCCTGGGCGGTGGAGATCGCAGTGGTGGCCTTTGCCATCAGCCAGGCATGGCTGATCGTCAATAGCTTCGAGCTGCGCGATGACGTTCTCATCACGGCTCACCGTGGAAGCTCCATGGTCGCACCGGAAAACACGTTAGCCGCCATCGACCAAGCGATCGTGGATGGCGCCGATTACATCGAGATCGATGTCCGCCTGACCGGTGATGGGCAGGTGGTGCTCTATCACGATCGCAGCTTGCAGCGCCTGATCGGCGACGCCCGCAATCTCGGTGAGGTTACGTTCGAGGAGTTGCAGCTCTTCGATGTCGGCAGCTGGTTTGGCGATGCTTTCGTTGGCGAGCGTATTCCGCTCTTGGGCGAGGCGTTGGCGCGTACGCGCACGACAAGCCCACTGATGATCGACCTCAAGCCCGACACGGGCCGCGAGATCGACCTGATCGAGGCCGTGATCGAGGATTTGCATCGCGAGAATGGCGCCAGAGAGGAGTGCCGGACCCAGAGCGCCACACCGGAGCAGTGTGGCGGCCAGGACGTGCGCGACGAGGTGTTGATGGCGACCATGTCACTGGCGCTGGCAAGCGAGATCAAGGCGCGCGAACCACAGCTGCATGTGACGCTGTTGGCACAATTCGTGCTGCCCGGCACCCTGGATCGTACCCGCTTCGATGCCCTTGGCCTGCGCCACAACCGTGTCACCGAGGAGGAGGTGCGCATCGCCCGCTACCATGGCTATGAGCTGCACGCCTGGACGATCAATGACCGGGCCCGCATGTCCCAACTGATCGACATTGGGGTCGACAATATCATTACCGACCGACCCGACCTGCTCGCCGAACTGCTCACCGACCGCCGCGAGCTCAGCGATGGCGAGCTGCTGCTCGTCAAGCTGCGTAATTGGCTACGCAGCTAG
- the ggt gene encoding gamma-glutamyltransferase yields MAESAENAESAFEYSTPEIAPEAGSGYEEKPGWATERFAVAAANPLATDAGYQVLQAGGSAIDAAIAVQMVLTLVEPQSSGIGGGAFLMHFDGGSVTAFDGRETAPDEAEGTLFLDEDGEPLDFMEAAASGLSVGVPGVVRMLELAHETHGTLAWSELFEPAIALAEQGFPVSRRLHAMLEGEERLRDDELARHFYYDEDGEPLGVGHELKNPALAAILRELAEHGSKALHTGAIAEDLVERVQNHPQRPGALSLEDMASYAAKKRDPLCTDWREWSICGFPPPSSGHLTIMQILGILEHLPEVEQPLEGDRPSTEWLHQFLEASRLAFADRGKYIADPDFVDAPGSDWNSMLDPYYLSGRAALIQAQESMGSDGAEPGKPGEVTTAWAVQPNQPEYGTSHISIVDENGHAIAMTTTIEAAFGSRIMADGGTGLDGGYLLNNELTDFSFTHEDGQENPIANRVEGGKRPRSSMSPTLVFERDSGDLVASLGSPGGAAIIHYTAKALVAMLDWGLDAQEALNLPHAITLGGPVSLEEGRFPPETLEALQALGHEVSERELTSGLQAIQRVEEGYFGGADPRREGTVMGD; encoded by the coding sequence ATGGCCGAAAGTGCCGAAAACGCCGAGAGTGCCTTCGAGTACTCCACTCCCGAGATCGCCCCGGAAGCGGGCTCCGGTTACGAGGAGAAACCCGGCTGGGCCACCGAGCGCTTCGCCGTTGCCGCCGCCAATCCGTTGGCGACGGACGCGGGTTACCAGGTGCTCCAGGCCGGCGGTTCGGCCATCGATGCGGCCATCGCCGTGCAGATGGTACTGACCCTGGTCGAGCCGCAGTCGAGCGGGATAGGCGGCGGGGCGTTTCTGATGCATTTCGATGGCGGGAGTGTCACCGCCTTCGATGGTCGTGAAACCGCGCCCGACGAGGCGGAGGGCACGCTGTTTCTCGATGAGGATGGCGAGCCGCTGGACTTCATGGAGGCCGCCGCCAGTGGGCTTTCGGTCGGCGTTCCCGGCGTGGTACGGATGCTGGAACTGGCGCACGAGACCCATGGCACGCTTGCCTGGAGCGAGCTGTTCGAGCCGGCGATAGCCCTGGCCGAGCAGGGCTTTCCCGTGAGCCGGCGGCTGCACGCCATGCTGGAAGGCGAGGAGCGCTTGCGCGACGACGAGCTGGCAAGACATTTCTATTACGACGAGGATGGTGAACCCCTTGGCGTTGGTCATGAGCTGAAGAATCCTGCCCTGGCAGCGATTCTGCGAGAGCTGGCCGAGCATGGCAGCAAGGCGCTGCATACCGGGGCGATCGCCGAGGATCTGGTCGAGCGCGTGCAGAATCACCCGCAACGTCCTGGCGCCTTGAGTCTTGAGGACATGGCCTCCTACGCAGCGAAGAAGCGCGACCCGTTGTGCACCGATTGGCGAGAGTGGTCGATCTGCGGCTTTCCACCTCCTTCGTCGGGGCATCTGACCATCATGCAGATACTCGGTATTCTGGAGCATCTACCCGAGGTCGAGCAGCCGCTCGAGGGGGATCGCCCAAGTACCGAGTGGCTGCACCAGTTCCTCGAGGCGTCACGGCTGGCCTTTGCCGATCGCGGCAAGTACATCGCCGATCCGGATTTCGTCGATGCTCCGGGTAGTGATTGGAACAGCATGCTCGACCCCTATTACCTTTCCGGTCGCGCAGCGCTCATCCAGGCGCAGGAGAGCATGGGTAGCGATGGCGCCGAGCCGGGCAAGCCGGGCGAGGTCACGACCGCCTGGGCGGTTCAGCCCAACCAGCCCGAGTACGGCACCAGCCACATCAGTATCGTCGATGAGAATGGCCACGCCATTGCCATGACGACCACCATCGAGGCGGCCTTCGGTTCGCGCATCATGGCCGATGGCGGCACGGGACTTGATGGCGGCTATCTGCTCAATAACGAGCTTACCGATTTCTCCTTCACCCACGAGGATGGCCAGGAAAACCCGATTGCCAATCGGGTCGAGGGGGGCAAGCGGCCGCGTTCGAGCATGAGCCCGACGCTGGTATTCGAGCGTGATAGCGGCGATCTCGTGGCAAGTCTGGGCTCCCCCGGAGGTGCAGCAATCATTCACTACACCGCCAAGGCACTGGTCGCTATGCTGGATTGGGGGCTCGATGCCCAAGAGGCGCTCAACCTGCCCCATGCAATCACGCTTGGCGGACCCGTCTCACTCGAGGAGGGTCGTTTCCCGCCGGAGACCCTCGAGGCGCTTCAGGCGCTCGGCCATGAGGTCAGCGAACGTGAGCTGACCAGTGGACTGCAGGCGATCCAGCGTGTCGAGGAGGGTTACTTCGGCGGTGCCGACCCGCGCCGCGAAGGAACGGTGATGGGGGATTGA